A window of the Loxodonta africana isolate mLoxAfr1 chromosome 3, mLoxAfr1.hap2, whole genome shotgun sequence genome harbors these coding sequences:
- the LOC100677314 gene encoding scaffold attachment factor B1 isoform X1, whose protein sequence is MAETLSGLGDSGAVGAAALSSASSETGTRRLSDLRVIDLRAELKKRNLDSSGNKSVLMERLKKAIEDEGGNPDEIEITSEGNKKTSKRSSKGRKPEEEGVEDNGLEENSGDGQEDVETSLENLQDIDMMDISVLDEAEIDNGSVADCVEDDDADNLPESLSDSRELVEGEMKELPEQLPEHAEIEDKDTINNLDTSSSDFTILQEIEAPSLEPENEKILDILGETCKSEPGKEEGPELEQPLAQETSSVGPDRKLAEEEDLFDSAHPEEEQEEGDLDLASESTHAQWSKADTLLAVVKREPVEQTGDGERTDCEPVGLEKPVEQSSRAAEDADASSEEVAEAPPREASSPEPRDSKEDVKKFDFEACNEVPPAPKESSTSEGADQKMSSGEDDSDTKRLSKEEKGRSSCGRNFWVSGLSSTTRATDLKNLFSKYGKVVGAKVVTNARSPGARCYGFVTMSTAEEATKCINHLHKTELHGRMISVEKAKNEPAGKKTSDKRESEGKKDKSSNSDRSAHLKRDDKADRKDDAKKSEDGSGEKGKDPDGQKSSPSERSRTTKSGSRGTERTVVMDKSKGVPVISVKTSGSKERASKSQDRKSASREKRSVVSFDKVKEPRKSRDSESRRVRERSEREQRMQAQWEREERERLEIAREKLAFQRQRLERERWERERLERERMHVEHERRKEQERIHREREELRRQQELRYEQERRPGGRRPYDVDGRRDDAYWPEAKRAALDDRYHSDFSRQERFHDFDHRDRGRYPDHSVDRREGSRSMMGEREGQHYPERHGGPERHGRDSRDGWGGYGSDKRMSEGRGLPPPPRGRRDWGDHSRRLEDDRAWQGGAEGGMIDRDHKRWQGGERSMSGHSGPGHMMSRGGMSGRGSFAPGGASRGHVMPRGGMQGGFGGQTRGNRPNEARFTRRY, encoded by the exons GGCGTAAACCAGAAGAAGAGGGTGTGGAAGATAACGGGCTGGAGGAAAACTCCGGAGATGGACAG GAGGATGTTGAAACCAGTCTGGAGAACTTGCAGGACATCGACATGATGGATATCAGTGTGCTGGATGAAGCAGAAATAGACAATGGGAGCGTTGCAGATTGTGTCGAGGACGATGACGCTGACAATCTCCCGGAGTCCTTGTCTGACAGTAGAGAGCTGGTTGAGGGAGAGATGAAGGAGCTTCCTGAGCAGCTTCCCGAGCATGCTGAG ATAGAGGACAAAGACACTATAAACAATTTAGATACTTCATCATCTGATTTCACTATATTACAG GAAATTGAAGCACCATCCCTGGAGCCAG aaaatgagaaaatactCGACATTTTGGGGGAAACTTGTAAATCTGAGCCAGGAAAAGAAGAAGGTCCCGAGCTGGAGCAGCCATTGGCACAGGAAACAAGTAGCGTGGGGCCAGACAGAAAGCTCGCGGAAGAAGAGGACCTTTTTGACAGCGCTCACCcggaggaggagcaggaggagggTGATTTAGATTTGGCCAGCGAGTCAACACACGCTCAGTGGAGCAAGGCAGACACCCTGTTAGCGGTAGTGAAAAGGGAGCCCGTGGAGCAGACAGGCGATGGCGAGAGGACGGACTGTGAGCCTGTAGGGCTAGAGAAGCCAGTTGAGCAGAGTAGTAGAGCCGCAGAGGACGCGGACGCCTCTAGCGAGGAGGTGGCAGAAGCGCCCCCCCGGGAAGCCTCAAGCCCTGAGCCCAGAGATAGCAAAGAAGACGTGAAGAAGTTTGATTTTGAAGCTTGTAATGAAGTCCCTCCGGCTCCTAAAGAGTCCTCAACCAGTGAGGGCGCTGATCAGAAAATGAG TTCTGGCGAAGATGACTCGGATACAAAACGGCTTTCCAAGGAGGAAAAGG GTCGTAGCAGTTGTGGTAGAAATTTCTGGGTTAGCGGACTTTCTTCTACCACCAGAGCTACTGATTTGAAGAATCTTTTCAGCAAATATGGAAAG GTGGTGGGTGCCAAGGTTGTGACAAATGCCCGGAGTCCTGGAGCTCGCTGTTACGGTTTTGTCACCATGTCCACAGCGGAAGAGGCCACAAAATGCATCAACCACCTGCACAAAACAGAGCTCCACGGGAGGATGATCTCAGTGGAAAAA GCAAAAAATGAACCTGCTGGGAAGAAGACCTCTGATAAGAGAGAGAGTGAGGGGAAAAAGGACAAGTCGAGCAACAGTGACAG ATCTGCACACCTTAAGAGGGACGATAAAGCCGACAGGAAAGACGATGCCAAAAAGAGTGAAGACGGAAGTGGAGAAAAGGGTAAAGATCCAGATGGTCAGAAATCCAGCCCCTCAGAGCGATCTCGAACCACAAAGTCAG GAAGTCGCGGAACTGAGCGGACTGTAGTCATGGATAAATCTAAAGGTGTGCCTGTCATTAGTGTGAAGACATCTGGATCCAAAGAGAGG GCTTCCAAGAGCCAGGATCGCAAATCAGCCAGCCGAGAGAAGCGGTCTGTTGTGTCTTTTGATAAAGTCAAAGAGCCTCGGAAGTCAAGAGACTCAGAGTCCCGTAG GGTGCGCGAGCGCAGTGAGCGGGAGCAGCGCATGCAGGCCCAGTGGGAGCGGGAGGAGCGCGAGCGGCTGGAGATCGCCCGCGAGAAGCTGGCCTTCCAGCGGCAGCGTCTGGAGCGCGAGCGCTGGGAGCGAGAGCGGCTGGAGCGGGAGCGCATGCACGTGGAGCATGAGCGCCGCAAGGAGCAGGAGCGCATCCACCGTGAGCGTGAGGAGCTGCGGCGCCAGCAGGAGCTGCGCTATGAGCAGGAGCGGCGGCCCGGGGGGCGACGGCCCTACGACGTGGACGGCCG GCGAGACGATGCCTATTGGCCAGAAGCCAAGCGGGCTGCCCTGGATGACCGCTATCATTCTGACTTTAGCCGCCAGGAGCGCTTCCATGACTTCGACCACCGGGACCGTGGCCGCTACCCTGACCACTCGGTGGACAG GAGAGAAGGTTCAAGGTCAATgatgggagaaagagaaggacAG CACTACCCTGAGCGCCACGGAGGACCAGAGCGCCATGGCCGGGACTCCCGCGACGGGTGGGGTGGCTATGGCTCTGACAAGAGGATGAGTGAAGGCAGGGGTCTGCCTCCCCCTCCCAG gggcagacGTGACTGGGGGGACCACAGCCGAAGACTGGAGGATGACCGTGCTTGGCAGGGTGGTGCCGAGGGAGGCATGATTGACAGGGACCACAAGAGGTGGCAAG GTGGAGAAAGAAGCATGTCTGGCCACTCTGGGCCAGGCCACATGATGAGCCGGGGAGGGATGTCGGG GCGGGGCAGCTTTGCCCCTGGTGGAGCCTCCCGGGGCCACGTGATGCCGCGCGGCGGGATGCAAGGAGGATTTGGAGGCCAGACTCGAGGGAACAGACCTAACGAAGCCCGCTTCACTCGCCGCTACTAA
- the LOC100677314 gene encoding scaffold attachment factor B1 isoform X2: protein MAETLSGLGDSGAVGAAALSSASSETGTRRLSDLRVIDLRAELKKRNLDSSGNKSVLMERLKKAIEDEGGNPDEIEITSEGNKKTSKRSSKGRKPEEEGVEDNGLEENSGDGQEDVETSLENLQDIDMMDISVLDEAEIDNGSVADCVEDDDADNLPESLSDSRELVEGEMKELPEQLPEHAEIEDKDTINNLDTSSSDFTILQEIEAPSLEPENEKILDILGETCKSEPGKEEGPELEQPLAQETSSVGPDRKLAEEEDLFDSAHPEEEQEEGDLDLASESTHAQWSKADTLLAVVKREPVEQTGDGERTDCEPVGLEKPVEQSSRAAEDADASSEEVAEAPPREASSPEPRDSKEDVKKFDFEACNEVPPAPKESSTSEGADQKMSSGEDDSDTKRLSKEEKGRSSCGRNFWVSGLSSTTRATDLKNLFSKYGKVVGAKVVTNARSPGARCYGFVTMSTAEEATKCINHLHKTELHGRMISVEKAKNEPAGKKTSDKRESEGKKDKSSNSDRSAHLKRDDKADRKDDAKKSEDGSGEKGKDPDGQKSSPSERSRTTKSGSRGTERTVVMDKSKGVPVISVKTSGSKERASKSQDRKSASREKRSVVSFDKVKEPRKSRDSESRRVRERSEREQRMQAQWEREERERLEIAREKLAFQRQRLERERWERERLERERMHVEHERRKEQERIHREREELRRQQELRYEQERRPGGRRPYDVDGRRDDAYWPEAKRAALDDRYHSDFSRQERFHDFDHRDRGRYPDHSVDRREGSRSMMGEREGQHYPERHGGPERHGRDSRDGWGGYGSDKRMSEGRGLPPPPRRDWGDHSRRLEDDRAWQGGAEGGMIDRDHKRWQGGERSMSGHSGPGHMMSRGGMSGRGSFAPGGASRGHVMPRGGMQGGFGGQTRGNRPNEARFTRRY from the exons GGCGTAAACCAGAAGAAGAGGGTGTGGAAGATAACGGGCTGGAGGAAAACTCCGGAGATGGACAG GAGGATGTTGAAACCAGTCTGGAGAACTTGCAGGACATCGACATGATGGATATCAGTGTGCTGGATGAAGCAGAAATAGACAATGGGAGCGTTGCAGATTGTGTCGAGGACGATGACGCTGACAATCTCCCGGAGTCCTTGTCTGACAGTAGAGAGCTGGTTGAGGGAGAGATGAAGGAGCTTCCTGAGCAGCTTCCCGAGCATGCTGAG ATAGAGGACAAAGACACTATAAACAATTTAGATACTTCATCATCTGATTTCACTATATTACAG GAAATTGAAGCACCATCCCTGGAGCCAG aaaatgagaaaatactCGACATTTTGGGGGAAACTTGTAAATCTGAGCCAGGAAAAGAAGAAGGTCCCGAGCTGGAGCAGCCATTGGCACAGGAAACAAGTAGCGTGGGGCCAGACAGAAAGCTCGCGGAAGAAGAGGACCTTTTTGACAGCGCTCACCcggaggaggagcaggaggagggTGATTTAGATTTGGCCAGCGAGTCAACACACGCTCAGTGGAGCAAGGCAGACACCCTGTTAGCGGTAGTGAAAAGGGAGCCCGTGGAGCAGACAGGCGATGGCGAGAGGACGGACTGTGAGCCTGTAGGGCTAGAGAAGCCAGTTGAGCAGAGTAGTAGAGCCGCAGAGGACGCGGACGCCTCTAGCGAGGAGGTGGCAGAAGCGCCCCCCCGGGAAGCCTCAAGCCCTGAGCCCAGAGATAGCAAAGAAGACGTGAAGAAGTTTGATTTTGAAGCTTGTAATGAAGTCCCTCCGGCTCCTAAAGAGTCCTCAACCAGTGAGGGCGCTGATCAGAAAATGAG TTCTGGCGAAGATGACTCGGATACAAAACGGCTTTCCAAGGAGGAAAAGG GTCGTAGCAGTTGTGGTAGAAATTTCTGGGTTAGCGGACTTTCTTCTACCACCAGAGCTACTGATTTGAAGAATCTTTTCAGCAAATATGGAAAG GTGGTGGGTGCCAAGGTTGTGACAAATGCCCGGAGTCCTGGAGCTCGCTGTTACGGTTTTGTCACCATGTCCACAGCGGAAGAGGCCACAAAATGCATCAACCACCTGCACAAAACAGAGCTCCACGGGAGGATGATCTCAGTGGAAAAA GCAAAAAATGAACCTGCTGGGAAGAAGACCTCTGATAAGAGAGAGAGTGAGGGGAAAAAGGACAAGTCGAGCAACAGTGACAG ATCTGCACACCTTAAGAGGGACGATAAAGCCGACAGGAAAGACGATGCCAAAAAGAGTGAAGACGGAAGTGGAGAAAAGGGTAAAGATCCAGATGGTCAGAAATCCAGCCCCTCAGAGCGATCTCGAACCACAAAGTCAG GAAGTCGCGGAACTGAGCGGACTGTAGTCATGGATAAATCTAAAGGTGTGCCTGTCATTAGTGTGAAGACATCTGGATCCAAAGAGAGG GCTTCCAAGAGCCAGGATCGCAAATCAGCCAGCCGAGAGAAGCGGTCTGTTGTGTCTTTTGATAAAGTCAAAGAGCCTCGGAAGTCAAGAGACTCAGAGTCCCGTAG GGTGCGCGAGCGCAGTGAGCGGGAGCAGCGCATGCAGGCCCAGTGGGAGCGGGAGGAGCGCGAGCGGCTGGAGATCGCCCGCGAGAAGCTGGCCTTCCAGCGGCAGCGTCTGGAGCGCGAGCGCTGGGAGCGAGAGCGGCTGGAGCGGGAGCGCATGCACGTGGAGCATGAGCGCCGCAAGGAGCAGGAGCGCATCCACCGTGAGCGTGAGGAGCTGCGGCGCCAGCAGGAGCTGCGCTATGAGCAGGAGCGGCGGCCCGGGGGGCGACGGCCCTACGACGTGGACGGCCG GCGAGACGATGCCTATTGGCCAGAAGCCAAGCGGGCTGCCCTGGATGACCGCTATCATTCTGACTTTAGCCGCCAGGAGCGCTTCCATGACTTCGACCACCGGGACCGTGGCCGCTACCCTGACCACTCGGTGGACAG GAGAGAAGGTTCAAGGTCAATgatgggagaaagagaaggacAG CACTACCCTGAGCGCCACGGAGGACCAGAGCGCCATGGCCGGGACTCCCGCGACGGGTGGGGTGGCTATGGCTCTGACAAGAGGATGAGTGAAGGCAGGGGTCTGCCTCCCCCTCCCAG acGTGACTGGGGGGACCACAGCCGAAGACTGGAGGATGACCGTGCTTGGCAGGGTGGTGCCGAGGGAGGCATGATTGACAGGGACCACAAGAGGTGGCAAG GTGGAGAAAGAAGCATGTCTGGCCACTCTGGGCCAGGCCACATGATGAGCCGGGGAGGGATGTCGGG GCGGGGCAGCTTTGCCCCTGGTGGAGCCTCCCGGGGCCACGTGATGCCGCGCGGCGGGATGCAAGGAGGATTTGGAGGCCAGACTCGAGGGAACAGACCTAACGAAGCCCGCTTCACTCGCCGCTACTAA
- the LOC100677314 gene encoding scaffold attachment factor B1 isoform X4, producing the protein MNRFSARCIEIEAPSLEPENEKILDILGETCKSEPGKEEGPELEQPLAQETSSVGPDRKLAEEEDLFDSAHPEEEQEEGDLDLASESTHAQWSKADTLLAVVKREPVEQTGDGERTDCEPVGLEKPVEQSSRAAEDADASSEEVAEAPPREASSPEPRDSKEDVKKFDFEACNEVPPAPKESSTSEGADQKMSSGEDDSDTKRLSKEEKGRSSCGRNFWVSGLSSTTRATDLKNLFSKYGKVVGAKVVTNARSPGARCYGFVTMSTAEEATKCINHLHKTELHGRMISVEKAKNEPAGKKTSDKRESEGKKDKSSNSDRSAHLKRDDKADRKDDAKKSEDGSGEKGKDPDGQKSSPSERSRTTKSGSRGTERTVVMDKSKGVPVISVKTSGSKERASKSQDRKSASREKRSVVSFDKVKEPRKSRDSESRRVRERSEREQRMQAQWEREERERLEIAREKLAFQRQRLERERWERERLERERMHVEHERRKEQERIHREREELRRQQELRYEQERRPGGRRPYDVDGRRDDAYWPEAKRAALDDRYHSDFSRQERFHDFDHRDRGRYPDHSVDRREGSRSMMGEREGQHYPERHGGPERHGRDSRDGWGGYGSDKRMSEGRGLPPPPRGRRDWGDHSRRLEDDRAWQGGAEGGMIDRDHKRWQGGERSMSGHSGPGHMMSRGGMSGRGSFAPGGASRGHVMPRGGMQGGFGGQTRGNRPNEARFTRRY; encoded by the exons ATGAACCGCTTCTCCGCCCGCTGCATT GAAATTGAAGCACCATCCCTGGAGCCAG aaaatgagaaaatactCGACATTTTGGGGGAAACTTGTAAATCTGAGCCAGGAAAAGAAGAAGGTCCCGAGCTGGAGCAGCCATTGGCACAGGAAACAAGTAGCGTGGGGCCAGACAGAAAGCTCGCGGAAGAAGAGGACCTTTTTGACAGCGCTCACCcggaggaggagcaggaggagggTGATTTAGATTTGGCCAGCGAGTCAACACACGCTCAGTGGAGCAAGGCAGACACCCTGTTAGCGGTAGTGAAAAGGGAGCCCGTGGAGCAGACAGGCGATGGCGAGAGGACGGACTGTGAGCCTGTAGGGCTAGAGAAGCCAGTTGAGCAGAGTAGTAGAGCCGCAGAGGACGCGGACGCCTCTAGCGAGGAGGTGGCAGAAGCGCCCCCCCGGGAAGCCTCAAGCCCTGAGCCCAGAGATAGCAAAGAAGACGTGAAGAAGTTTGATTTTGAAGCTTGTAATGAAGTCCCTCCGGCTCCTAAAGAGTCCTCAACCAGTGAGGGCGCTGATCAGAAAATGAG TTCTGGCGAAGATGACTCGGATACAAAACGGCTTTCCAAGGAGGAAAAGG GTCGTAGCAGTTGTGGTAGAAATTTCTGGGTTAGCGGACTTTCTTCTACCACCAGAGCTACTGATTTGAAGAATCTTTTCAGCAAATATGGAAAG GTGGTGGGTGCCAAGGTTGTGACAAATGCCCGGAGTCCTGGAGCTCGCTGTTACGGTTTTGTCACCATGTCCACAGCGGAAGAGGCCACAAAATGCATCAACCACCTGCACAAAACAGAGCTCCACGGGAGGATGATCTCAGTGGAAAAA GCAAAAAATGAACCTGCTGGGAAGAAGACCTCTGATAAGAGAGAGAGTGAGGGGAAAAAGGACAAGTCGAGCAACAGTGACAG ATCTGCACACCTTAAGAGGGACGATAAAGCCGACAGGAAAGACGATGCCAAAAAGAGTGAAGACGGAAGTGGAGAAAAGGGTAAAGATCCAGATGGTCAGAAATCCAGCCCCTCAGAGCGATCTCGAACCACAAAGTCAG GAAGTCGCGGAACTGAGCGGACTGTAGTCATGGATAAATCTAAAGGTGTGCCTGTCATTAGTGTGAAGACATCTGGATCCAAAGAGAGG GCTTCCAAGAGCCAGGATCGCAAATCAGCCAGCCGAGAGAAGCGGTCTGTTGTGTCTTTTGATAAAGTCAAAGAGCCTCGGAAGTCAAGAGACTCAGAGTCCCGTAG GGTGCGCGAGCGCAGTGAGCGGGAGCAGCGCATGCAGGCCCAGTGGGAGCGGGAGGAGCGCGAGCGGCTGGAGATCGCCCGCGAGAAGCTGGCCTTCCAGCGGCAGCGTCTGGAGCGCGAGCGCTGGGAGCGAGAGCGGCTGGAGCGGGAGCGCATGCACGTGGAGCATGAGCGCCGCAAGGAGCAGGAGCGCATCCACCGTGAGCGTGAGGAGCTGCGGCGCCAGCAGGAGCTGCGCTATGAGCAGGAGCGGCGGCCCGGGGGGCGACGGCCCTACGACGTGGACGGCCG GCGAGACGATGCCTATTGGCCAGAAGCCAAGCGGGCTGCCCTGGATGACCGCTATCATTCTGACTTTAGCCGCCAGGAGCGCTTCCATGACTTCGACCACCGGGACCGTGGCCGCTACCCTGACCACTCGGTGGACAG GAGAGAAGGTTCAAGGTCAATgatgggagaaagagaaggacAG CACTACCCTGAGCGCCACGGAGGACCAGAGCGCCATGGCCGGGACTCCCGCGACGGGTGGGGTGGCTATGGCTCTGACAAGAGGATGAGTGAAGGCAGGGGTCTGCCTCCCCCTCCCAG gggcagacGTGACTGGGGGGACCACAGCCGAAGACTGGAGGATGACCGTGCTTGGCAGGGTGGTGCCGAGGGAGGCATGATTGACAGGGACCACAAGAGGTGGCAAG GTGGAGAAAGAAGCATGTCTGGCCACTCTGGGCCAGGCCACATGATGAGCCGGGGAGGGATGTCGGG GCGGGGCAGCTTTGCCCCTGGTGGAGCCTCCCGGGGCCACGTGATGCCGCGCGGCGGGATGCAAGGAGGATTTGGAGGCCAGACTCGAGGGAACAGACCTAACGAAGCCCGCTTCACTCGCCGCTACTAA